The DNA window TCGGTCGCAAAAATTTTCGGACTCTAACTAACTCCCTCCAGCTCTGGTCTCTCGTTCCCCAGGAGACCCGTGACGCCTACGTCAAgggtgagaagaaggacacCGTCCCCGTCCTCGACCTCCTCCCTCTCGGTTACTCCAAGGTCCTCGGAAAGGGCCGTCTCCCTGAGATCCCTCTGGTCGTCCGCGCCCGCTGGGTCAGCCGCCTTGCTGAGGAGAAGATCAAGCAGGCCGGTGGTGTCGTTGAGCTCGTCGCTTAAGCGAAGCATCGCAACTGTTCTGTAAATGCTTGAGGAGTCGGTTGGGCTTGTATGGGAAATTCTACAAACGGAAAACAAAACCTCTCCAACCCCGGTGAAGAACAAAGCCTGCGGGCACTGGAGAAGAAAAGGTCTTCCTGCGCTCGGGAAAGATGGGCCAGGGACCTAGGTCGGTCGGCTTCGGGCATTGCATCAGGGACTCTTGCACGGAGTTAACGAAATAAAAATCGATTTTCGCCCATGATTAAATGATATTATTCTAAGTTTAAACGTGACCGACAACTCGTGACTGTCGTTCTTTTGATGTCATCCGCGTAATGTATCATGGCCAAAGACGCAACGGGTATCGCTGTCATGTTGGCCTATATATCTACCAAGCCAACTGCTAATTAACACCATACTCAAACCCAACGCCTATCCATGCATGCTATTATTACATCAATTATACATTTTTTCCAATCAGTACTCCGCTGCCAATTCCTCGTTGTATGCCCTTTGTTCAGCCTCCAATTCGCCAAGCTGGAGAAACTCATGTTCCAGTGCTTCAGCAGCTGTAATTCTCCTACTAGGGTCCAACTCCATGCACCACTCGAGAAAGCTAATAGCCATCTTCTCGTCTGGTGTCAAAGGCTTGTCCTCTCCTCGACATGTGCTCCACAAGATGATCTTCTCCATCGAGAAACCACCCTGACCAACAGTAGGGATGCTAGTTTCAAAGACACATCCATGAAGTAGACCTGCAGCCTTCATACGCTTAGAGCCAAAGATGGTTGCAATCTCAATCATGGCTTCAACGTCATCTGCTGAGTTGAAGAAGGGAAATCTCTTGGAAAGAATTGTGAGGAGGATAACACCTGCGGACCAGATGTCGATGGCTGTGCTTTGCTCCGTACATTTGAAGAGTACTTCAGGGGCACGGAAACCTCGAGTACCTGCACGGTTGGCGCGACGGGACGAACGTGTGTCGGACTTGGGATAACCAGTTTGGGGCGTCGCAGCATTCTGGGCCCATACTGAGTTTGCTTGACGGTGCTTGCGGACCTCTCGGCTTTCATGGCAAAGGCAAGGCTTGGCGTCAGAGCCTTCTCTTTCAGCAAGACCGAAATCAACAAGAACTCCTCGCTGGGTACCTGGGTCGTAGAGGAAGTTTGTAGGTTTGATGTCTCGGTGGAGGATCTTGTGGTCGTGCACACTCTTCAGAGCAGTGAATAGTTCGCGCAGATAGATAGAGATTTCGGGGACAGTCAAGTCGCGAAAGTACGTTCGGAAATCTCCGTGTCGGAAGTATGGGAGAATCGCAACGACTTGGTCTGTCTCTCGGAAGGCGGTGATCAGAGGGCAAACAGAGGGACATTGGCGAAGATCGTGGAGAAGTTCCAGCTCATTCAAAATGCGTGACGGACTGGATGTGACGTAAATCTTCTTGATGGCGACGTAGCGTGCCTTGCGACGAGGACGTCGAATAGAGCTTTCGGTTGAACTTGGAGGCGGCGTCCATTTTGACGAGTCTTCCTCGTAGTCCCAACTGTTGTCGTAGTGATCGTACATTATATCCTCTGCCTTGTAAACAGTCGAGAAGGTTCCTGTAAGTGGTTGTTAGTACCAATTGAAAGTATTGTAGGAGAAGGTTGAGAGCTTGTATATACCTTCACCGATACGTTTAATCAAGCGGTACCGATTTCGAAAGCCAGGGAAGTCACTTTGCAGTTTGTCCATGTCTGCTTGAACACTGCGGTCCaccgcttcttcttcagattcctcatcttctggctcctcttcttcttcctcttgggGTTCAGGTTCAGGTTCAGGTTGTGGTTGGtaatgttgttgatgaggatgCCGTTGTTGCATGTGACGATTTTGGTACTGCTGAAACTCCCGAACGCcctcgtcgtcttccatTGGCGCAGCCTCTTCGGTgcgctcctcctccgccaTCATCTCTGTATCTTCGGTCCTTAAATCCTCATGGATGTCGAAACTCTCTTCCACATGTTGTTGAACCGCTGTTGTCATGGTCTCGTATTCGTTCTGTAACTGGAAGGAATTCACTTCGAGTGCTCTTACAGTCAAACCTAAACAAGTGGAAGGCGAATAAGACAatcaaaaaagaaaaccctATAATAGGTTGTCTGGAACAACAAACTGTAGACAAGATTTTAAAGGTGTAATCGAGTTTTGGAGGGGCTGCGACAAGACAAGATCAGAGACAAAGACTCGAATTTAGGTATGATTACAGGGGTTTGGTAGGTCCAACGCGCTGGCTCTAGCGGGCACATGGCGGGGAAGGGTCCTGACTGGTCGCCttaaacaaaacaaaaacaatcGTTGCCCAGGGTTTGACCATAGGTCCCCTCCAAGCAAATACCCTCCACCGACTCCATATCATCGAGTGCCGGCTACCATCgtcaaacaacaacaataccGACGGACCCGGTATTCAACGGTGCACGCTTGGCCTCAGATACGGCCGATAGATATTGGAGAACGACTGACACTGCGATACCTTTATGATACCCCTCTGATTAGGCCTTCAACGTTTCCTaccttttctcttccttcttttaTTGTCGCTCGCTCCTTTGCGACGACTCCTTCGAATCGCCCACCATGGATACTGTTGACTTTGATCTCAACGATGCCCTAAAACACTACATGTCAGACCCGGCTGGCGTCGCTACGCCCGAGGCTGACAGCGCTCTCTTCGACTGCGAGAACGACCCCGAAGCCCTCACTCTGCCGGTGGTTAACTCGGTCCTGAACCCAATTGTCGATGCAGTCGCCGATAACCCAGATGCAATCATGCGCGCCTCCCACATGGATTCGTTGCAGTTTCTTCTCAAGTTAGCCCCCATTTCCCTTGACATATCCCCTGATACATCGACCTCGTTGGGACAACATTCTGAGCTAGAAAATCCCAGATACACCGCACACCTCCCTACCCACGCCCTCAGCAAGATCTTCGACCTGATCATGAGTGGCTTGAGTGCAGAGGCCGACTCTGTCCACTCCGATATCGACTCCCCCGACGAGCAGGACTCGGTGGCCCACCACAAGAAACTCCTCGAGATATACGGTTTTCTCCTGCAATGGACGATCGCTGCAGTCGAGACAAAGGCTGCCGAGAAGACGACAACAGCGCCGGTTGCTAGAGGTCGAGGAAAGCCCAAGAAGGGCTCTGCGAAGGACAAAGACGCAGCCTGGGATTCGGCTACACAGCTGCAGGCGGCTCTGGAGATTATGTGCAAGgttctcaagctcaagctctccAAGATCTTCCTGACGACAAGTGAGAGAGATACTTTCATTGGCCTCCTTACCCGACCGGTTTACATGGTTTTGGAGAGTGAGCAACGAGTCAAGACCACAGCGATCAGAATGCACTGCTTCAAGGTCCTTTGCATTGCTGTGAAGCACCATGGCCACGCATACGGTATGTATTGCGAGTCGTCAATGTCGAAATCCAAAAGACTCACAAATAATAGCGGCGCAAATCAACATCATTCAAAACTTGACATACTTCGAACACTTGTCAGAACCCATGGCCGAATTTTTACACATTTTGGCCGAGACATATGACTATCCTCAACTGGCTGATGAAGTGCTGCGCGAGATTAGCAACAAGGAGTTCAACTCTAACGATAACCGTGGACCCAAGTCAGTTTCTTCCTTTATCACTAAGCTGTCCGAGCTGGCTCCTCGGTTAGTGATTAAGCAGATGACTATGCTTGCGAAGCAACTTGACAGCGAGGTAAGTCGCCAAAACTGTGCTTCGAATTTATGGCTGACTAGTATAGTCATACACTCTCCGATGTGCACTGATCGAGGTTTGCGGAAACATGGTCGCCTATCTCAGCAAGCAAGATGAGCGCAGCGAGAACCACAAGTCCCAGCTTAACGCCTTTTTCGACGTCTTGGAAGAGCGATTCCTGGATATCAATCCCTATTGCCGATGCAGAACCATGCAAGTATATATACGACTTTGTGATCTTGCTCAGAAATTCCCTAAGCGACGGCAAAAGGCAGCGGAGCTCGCATGCAGGAGTTTGGAGGATAAGAGCAGCAATGTCAGGCGTAACGCCATCAAACTGTTGGGTGCCTTCATTAAGACCCATCCCTTCACGGTCATGCACGGTGCACAGCTTTCTCGAAAGGAATGGCAAGCACGTTTGGACAAGGTACAAGAGGAACTGGATGCTTTGAGACCTCCTCCTGGTGTCCCTGGCTTCGGCAACGACCAAGCGAACACAACAGTTGATAACGAGCTTCTGGACGAGGCCACACAGCTTGGCTCACCTCAGAAGCCCACACAGATGACCGAAGAGGACAAGGCGGCTGCCATCCAGAAGGCTCAGGAGGAGGCTGCCACTGGTGAGGCCATTGAGAAACTCACCCTTACCAGGAGATATTACAACGAAGCGTTGAAGTTTATCGAAGTCATCGATGAGGCCACTACCATTATTTGCCAACTTCTCGGTTCGAGGAACAAGAGCGAAGTCATTGAGGCCATTGACTTTTTCGAAGTTGGCGACGCCTACAACATTGAGCAGAACAAGGTTGGTATCCGACGCATGCTTCGTCTCATCTGGACCAAGGGCAACAGCGACGAAGGCAAGGGTGTCCAAACACATCTGATCGAATGCTACAAGCGACTCTTCTTCGAGGCCCCTGAATCCTTCAGCCCCAACGACGCAGCTAACTACATTGCGCGAAACATGATCAGTCTCACCTTTGGCGCCACCCCAGCAGAGCTCACTTCTCTTGAGCAGCTTTTGGCGACAATGATGAAGGGTGGCATGATTCCCGAGGTTGTTGTCAACAAACTTTGGCAAGTTTACGGCGTCCAGAAGCGCGAGATCTCTCGTACTCAGAGACGAGGTGCCATCATTGTTCTGGGAATGCTTGCCACAGCGAACCCAGAAATCGTCGTCGGTGAGATGGAGACTATGCTTCGAACTGGCCTTGGTGCATACGGACGTAGCGATTTGCAGCTGGCCAAGTTCACTTGCATTGCCTTGAGGCGAATCAACCCTACCGGACGACAAGCAAAGGACTCGACCGTCAAATTCTCACGACTACCGAACGACCATGCTGTGTCAGTGAGACTGGCTGCTATCACCGAGGTCCAGTCTGACAGCAAGGAGTGGTATGGTGTAGCTGAGCAAGCCATCAGTGCTATCTATGCTGTCTCCAAGCATCCCGACACTCTCTGCTCAGATCTGATTCGGCGAAAGTCCAAACAGGTGTTCGGACAGTCTCGTTCGCCCCCGTCTTCACAGCCCAATTCGCGACCCGGGTCCAGTGACGAGACAAAGTCTGTGCAAATGGAAGATCAAATTCAGTCTCAGCTTCAGTCCCAGTCTCAAGGCGACAAGTCCAGGAAACGCGACAACGCCATTGCTCTTTCACAACTTCTCTTCATTGTTGGTCACGTCGCCATTAAGCAGATTGTTCACCTTGAGCTGTGTGAGCTTGACTTTAAGCGCAGAAagcaggagaaggagaaaCAAGCACCGGCCAAGAATGATAAGGACAAGGAGGATGCAGACGAGTTGGACCTTATCGGAGGAACAACCGAGGACGACTTTACAGAAGCTATGGCACATATTCGTGAGCGAGAACTTTTGTACGGTCCCAGTTCATTGCTGGCTGTCTTTGGCCCGCTGGTGTCAGAGATCTGCGCCAACAACACGACATACGCCGACAAGGGACTCCAAGCCGCTGCGACACTGTGTCTTGCCAAGCTCATGTGCGTATCTGCAGAATACTGTGAGACCAACCTACCACTGCTCATCACCATTATGGAACGATCGCCCAACGCGACAGTCCGAAGCAACGCTGTTATTGCTCTTGGAGATATGGCTGTTTGCTTCAACCACCTTATTGATGAGAACACCGACTTCTTGTATCGTCGACTGGCGGATGACGACGCGTCAGTCAAGCGAACATGTCTCATGACGCTGACGTTCCTGATTCTAGCTGGacaggtcaaggtcaagggtcAACTGGGTGAGATGGCCAAGTGTCTCGAGGATGAAGATCGCAGAATTGCGGATCTTGCGAGAATGTTCTTCACTGAACTCAGCACCAAGGATAACGCTGTTTACAACCACTTTGTTGACATGTTCAGTCTACTCAGTGCTGGAGGCAACATGGAAGAGGAGAGCTTCCGTCGAATCATCAAGTTCCTACTTGGCTTTGTCGAGAAGGTATGTTGTAAACCTTCAATTAAAGAAACCGTAACTAACGCGTCAATCAGGACAAGCACGCCAAGCAACTGGCAGACAAGCTCGCTGCTCGACTCGGCAGATGCGAAACGGAGCGACAATGGAACGACGTTGCGTATGCTCTGGGTATCCTGCAGCACAAGAACGAAGAGATCACCAAGCTGGTGTCGGAGGGTTACAGGGTTGTTCATTCATCGGCATGAGTATGTGAAATGTTTTGATATTGATGTAGGGATTGGCTACAATGATGGTATGAGTAATGTTATATGGGATGTAACGACGGATGTATTTAGACGGTTGGTCTTGGTGGGAGGTCGTTCATTGTCTTTTTGCGATAGATACCAGTGTTTTGAAGAATTTTGGTATTTTCACCTTTGTGTTGCCTCCACTTTTAGCGAtgggtgttgttgatgaaaTATTGAAATGAGCTCAAGTTGTACCTATTTTGAGTGGGTTGATGCTGTCATTTGGAGTTTCACCACGTTTTGTCAATTCTCCGATACATACAGACATGACACCGCAGATTCCGTCACATGAGGTCAAACTATTGTACACCGATGAAAAGAAGCGGAAGGTATCGTGGGCGCGTGACTCAATTGTGCACGATACACCAAACTGCTGATATTGTTGCAGTCCCGAACTGATCTAGGGTAACCTCGACACGCCACCAACTGAGACCACTCTTAGTCGTGAGATTGTCTTGGGGGGGCCCCACACAAGGTGTTTTAGTGATAGCCTCGGCCAAGACTCTCCGTCATGGATTGAACAAAGGACTGAGTACAAAGAGTTGATGGAGGGGAACTTGGTAGCTCCCTATGAAAACGCGTTGGTATGACAAGTAGGAAATAGCTAGTCTTTGTAGGAGAAGCCATTCCATCTGCGAATACAAAAGTATCAGCTTCAATATTAGCTTTCAACTACCTATAAGTcttgatgaatgaatgatgtGACAGAACTGACAGGAGCTGATCTGGACTGGGCTTTGCAGCTGCAGCGTTCACTCCAGGTACAAAAAGGGCGGGTCTTCCCACCTTTGTTAGGTTCCTTTTTTTGTCACGGCAGTTATCAAGTCATCATAGGACGAAACGAAAAGAAACCCGGTATTATTTCATATACCCGAttggttcttcttttttatgGTATGTTTTTTTCTATTTCCCTTGTTGAAGTATGAAAACTGATATTCATTTATAGAAACCACGTCACTCTACGGATACTATTTTGTTATCAGCAACATTAGTAGTAGTTGATAACTAACGGCCCTTTGTCTTGACCAGTCCAGTCTTCTTGGCTGACACAATTCTACACACACTTATTCCCCGCGTTTGGTGTGACGACACACATACTTTTGACCCCTCCTGTCGCAACATTTTAAGAGAGTCGCATTCTTTATTGGAGCTCTCTTACAAAGAAAACAACAGATCAGCAAAGAAGCAaacaagcaagcaagcattGGATTTGAAGAGTGGACTCTGTTTGAtctatttctttcttttttcttgaaCAAGTCATAATTAAGGAAAAGAGATAGTCTAAACAAAAGTTGCTGCTATCAATTCCGTGTAAGCTGCAACCTCTAGTCCATCTTATCATATCACATCCATCTATTGCTTTGCATCTGTTTTCCCCAAAGCTTGGGCCAAACGATCGCGATCGCAACTCCAGAACCCCACTCCCATCCACACCCACCAATTTACAGCAACGCACGCGCCGGGATTACGTTCCAGCGCTCTCCGTCATTGACAGAAAGTGGCCCCACGTGATCGCTATTCATAGTGGAGTGGTTGCAAGCAGTAACTTGCTACAAGGAAGAAGCCCGCTGGCCCGCGCTATAGCTATAGTGACCTGCCCGCtcagagccagagccagagccagagccaaaGCTGAGCTTTGCCAATTTAGTGCGTCACCTTTGTCACTCTTGCGCAAGCTTCCATTCCATTTTCCTTTGATACCATCAAAGAAGCACCCAAACCAAACCTTAACAAGGTACAAAAGGCGTCAATAATCAAatctttttctatttttgCACCAAACATTTCATCCCGCACTATTTCGAGTCACTCATTCATTGTCCATTGACGACTTCGCCACGCGATTCTCGACCTGCAACTTGCACGTGCGATTCTCCTGCGCGCTGGTGCACTTAGCTACTTTATTTTCGCTTTGTCGCGACGCTTTCTGGTGAGGCCATGAAGACGTCGCTACATCCGCATTGTGAACGCGACTGGCCTCAGATCTTGAAAGCATAAGATAAGCACTTTCTCAGGCTATCTTTCCCAGAATCTAGACATTGCATCTACCACCTACATATACCACAATGTACGACAAAATCGTTCCTCTAGGCTCGCGCCTACACTACCCTATCATCATCACGAAACTCCTTAAGAAACCCGGCGATTCGATCAAGAAACAAGAGAGTATATTCGAATACAAGTTCAACTGGAGACGTCGGGTCAACGAAGATGATTGGGTGGACGAAACTACATATACAGAGTTTGATAGTCCCGCCGAGGGCAAGCTCAAGCAATGGCGCATCCGCGAGGGCCAGAAGGTCGCGGCCGATTCTCCATGCCTTATGGTCGAAGAGGCTTGCGGTCACGAAGTTCAGGTCCAGGGTCTCTGCAGTTTGTGCGGTGAAGATATGACCGAGATCAATTGGGCAAGCGATAACCTCGATACCGAACGCGCCATGATCAACATGAGCCATGACCAGACCGTCCTCAGAGTCAGCGAAAACGTTGCCACAAAGGCCGAGCACGAGAACCAGAAGCGTCTACTCCGACAACGGAAGCTGAGCCTTGTCGTCGATCTCGATCAAACCATCATTCATGCTTGTATCGAGCCTACCATCGGCGAGTGGCAGCGCGACCCGGCAAATCCC is part of the Fusarium poae strain DAOMC 252244 chromosome 4, whole genome shotgun sequence genome and encodes:
- a CDS encoding hypothetical protein (BUSCO:25559at5125), which produces MTTAVQQHVEESFDIHEDLRTEDTEMMAEEERTEEAAPMEDDEGVREFQQYQNRHMQQRHPHQQHYQPQPEPEPEPQEEEEEEPEDEESEEEAVDRSVQADMDKLQSDFPGFRNRYRLIKRIGEGTFSTVYKAEDIMYDHYDNSWDYEEDSSKWTPPPSSTESSIRRPRRKARYVAIKKIYVTSSPSRILNELELLHDLRQCPSVCPLITAFRETDQVVAILPYFRHGDFRTYFRDLTVPEISIYLRELFTALKSVHDHKILHRDIKPTNFLYDPGTQRGVLVDFGLAEREGSDAKPCLCHESREVRKHRQANSVWAQNAATPQTGYPKSDTRSSRRANRAGTRGFRAPEVLFKCTEQSTAIDIWSAGVILLTILSKRFPFFNSADDVEAMIEIATIFGSKRMKAAGLLHGCVFETSIPTVGQGGFSMEKIILWSTCRGEDKPLTPDEKMAISFLEWCMELDPSRRITAAEALEHEFLQLGELEAEQRAYNEELAAEY
- a CDS encoding hypothetical protein (BUSCO:1848at5125) → MDTVDFDLNDALKHYMSDPAGVATPEADSALFDCENDPEALTLPVVNSVLNPIVDAVADNPDAIMRASHMDSLQFLLKYTAHLPTHALSKIFDLIMSGLSAEADSVHSDIDSPDEQDSVAHHKKLLEIYGFLLQWTIAAVETKAAEKTTTAPVARGRGKPKKGSAKDKDAAWDSATQLQAALEIMCKVLKLKLSKIFLTTSERDTFIGLLTRPVYMVLESEQRVKTTAIRMHCFKVLCIAVKHHGHAYAAQINIIQNLTYFEHLSEPMAEFLHILAETYDYPQLADEVLREISNKEFNSNDNRGPKSVSSFITKLSELAPRLVIKQMTMLAKQLDSESYTLRCALIEVCGNMVAYLSKQDERSENHKSQLNAFFDVLEERFLDINPYCRCRTMQVYIRLCDLAQKFPKRRQKAAELACRSLEDKSSNVRRNAIKLLGAFIKTHPFTVMHGAQLSRKEWQARLDKVQEELDALRPPPGVPGFGNDQANTTVDNELLDEATQLGSPQKPTQMTEEDKAAAIQKAQEEAATGEAIEKLTLTRRYYNEALKFIEVIDEATTIICQLLGSRNKSEVIEAIDFFEVGDAYNIEQNKVGIRRMLRLIWTKGNSDEGKGVQTHLIECYKRLFFEAPESFSPNDAANYIARNMISLTFGATPAELTSLEQLLATMMKGGMIPEVVVNKLWQVYGVQKREISRTQRRGAIIVLGMLATANPEIVVGEMETMLRTGLGAYGRSDLQLAKFTCIALRRINPTGRQAKDSTVKFSRLPNDHAVSVRLAAITEVQSDSKEWYGVAEQAISAIYAVSKHPDTLCSDLIRRKSKQVFGQSRSPPSSQPNSRPGSSDETKSVQMEDQIQSQLQSQSQGDKSRKRDNAIALSQLLFIVGHVAIKQIVHLELCELDFKRRKQEKEKQAPAKNDKDKEDADELDLIGGTTEDDFTEAMAHIRERELLYGPSSLLAVFGPLVSEICANNTTYADKGLQAAATLCLAKLMCVSAEYCETNLPLLITIMERSPNATVRSNAVIALGDMAVCFNHLIDENTDFLYRRLADDDASVKRTCLMTLTFLILAGQVKVKGQLGEMAKCLEDEDRRIADLARMFFTELSTKDNAVYNHFVDMFSLLSAGGNMEEESFRRIIKFLLGFVEKDKHAKQLADKLAARLGRCETERQWNDVAYALGILQHKNEEITKLVSEGYRVVHSSA